In one window of Candidatus Scalindua sp. DNA:
- the pyk gene encoding pyruvate kinase — translation MRRTKIVCTIGPASDSSDLIERLIDAGMNVARLNFSHGTHTYHGDTIKRIRSVSEKKGVPIAVLQDLAGPKIRVGKFEKDSICLEVGQIFTLTNEAVPGDENRVFVSYAKLTEEVKVNDRILLADGSIELRVVKTDTRNVTCIVQVGGQLSSNKGINLPGSSLSVQAFTDKDRKDLEFGLELGVDYVAMSFVRRKEDIFHIEEALKELNLQVPIIAKIEKYEALQKIDEIIDIVDGIMVARGDLAVETALERVPIVQKMLIKKSNRARKPVITATQMLKSMVESPRPTRAEANDVANAVLDGTDAVMLSEETTVGKYPVESVRIMARIIEATESSRVLKRQHYPPDEGKPDSIVSAVSHATSDIARDLKAAAIITPTQSGSTACMVSSYRPDQPIIALSTDHQILKRLNLVWGVYPMLSDRYYNTEEMIEQAKEKALKSGFVKTGDLIVITAGFPIGPAGTTNLIKVEIVK, via the coding sequence CTTAATTTTTCTCATGGCACACATACTTATCACGGTGATACAATAAAAAGGATCCGTTCGGTTTCAGAAAAGAAAGGTGTCCCAATAGCGGTTCTGCAGGATCTGGCCGGTCCCAAGATCAGGGTTGGTAAATTTGAAAAGGACTCAATCTGCCTGGAGGTCGGGCAGATTTTTACCTTGACAAATGAAGCGGTACCTGGGGATGAAAACAGGGTCTTTGTATCGTACGCGAAATTAACTGAAGAGGTAAAGGTCAACGACAGAATACTTCTTGCTGATGGTAGTATTGAACTCCGCGTTGTAAAAACAGATACCAGAAATGTTACGTGCATAGTTCAGGTGGGAGGTCAACTTTCTTCCAATAAAGGCATCAATCTACCTGGAAGTTCCTTATCAGTACAGGCGTTTACCGATAAGGACCGTAAAGATCTGGAGTTTGGATTGGAACTAGGTGTGGATTACGTTGCCATGTCCTTTGTGCGTCGTAAAGAAGATATATTCCACATTGAAGAAGCGTTGAAAGAATTAAATTTGCAGGTTCCCATAATAGCTAAAATTGAAAAATATGAGGCTCTGCAGAAAATCGATGAAATAATTGACATTGTTGATGGAATTATGGTTGCACGGGGAGATCTGGCGGTAGAGACTGCTCTGGAGAGAGTGCCAATTGTACAGAAAATGTTAATTAAAAAAAGTAACCGGGCACGTAAACCGGTTATCACTGCTACCCAGATGTTAAAGTCCATGGTGGAAAGTCCCCGGCCAACCAGAGCTGAGGCGAATGACGTGGCGAATGCGGTTCTGGATGGAACTGACGCAGTCATGCTTTCAGAGGAGACAACTGTCGGCAAGTATCCTGTGGAATCAGTACGTATTATGGCCAGGATTATAGAGGCAACAGAGTCAAGCCGGGTATTAAAACGTCAGCATTACCCACCTGATGAAGGAAAACCTGATTCTATAGTCAGTGCGGTCAGCCATGCCACTTCAGATATAGCCCGGGATTTAAAAGCAGCAGCCATCATTACTCCAACGCAGAGTGGCAGCACGGCATGCATGGTAAGCTCGTATCGGCCTGATCAACCGATTATTGCCTTAAGCACGGATCATCAGATCCTCAAACGCCTTAACCTGGTCTGGGGAGTATATCCGATGCTGTCTGACAGATATTACAATACCGAGGAGATGATAGAGCAGGCAAAAGAGAAGGCATTAAAGTCTGGTTTCGTAAAAACCGGTGATCTGATCGTTATTACGGCAGGTTTTCCGATAGGTCCTGCAGGCACCACTAACCTGATCAAGGTTGAGATTGTGAAATAA
- a CDS encoding mechanosensitive ion channel, which produces MRKILSLIIILVSVTFGVATGDLCGQPAEAQEKLKQSTLLEDIKRTLESSGQDIINFELNLKLLKEELETLNATREKLIEDKAEGFDSVIKQKSIIEERINTLNETIRVGTDIKDMAGSLAREVDILSTMTERKNSISDQAALLPASQFGSIKNELELLKARLEATKSSVKEKGTYLSASQASLEAARLKLEEERRKLKDKIRKLTSQKPSTQDESHQIEAMTHGLESEIKLREEKVNLLLAQTELARLSLQTAQIQEVNIESQIDTNTQIVAVLSQRNKEEQATRKREDEERARKAEEERRRIAEEEKARAELEKRIALKKTEATVQKQLEETSPEKKRVLEIEADVHKQEGIIATIKDELINEDTVRYRDREELKRVQNEIEKMLGGENTFSEIDEELQTIENLSDRILHKIEIIQGFLAAVEKQGSIISESLESMRRSLSPATSGEKSSIEKEAEGFKDKGQAEQLVKLAHLRLRLMEEQEALIQNKKERLNERLEINNTLSRKLMQAKNELSQIRAANVWARRENTISINTFRSVLSDVRNLKNKLIDSYKASIQNLKKLTLFLSETKNTPQFVIKLFIITAVVLLSYFMRSYLKRWAREKKQRYRAITPQTFYTFKLIPGLLQIMHGTLTVFFLSVITFSISITVPSQSPILLSTMYGFAVFTCYKFLKGFVSESFSPYSGTRWATIPYFSSKLLFRDLNILLLFSAVSLTLLSVLYAYHYDKKDVTELIWFQYRIGSLFLIILIAAKQRSYLLKLLPYPESALGKIINKSSNFLYPLLIGFVIFLFALRSLGFVLLTYTFMGALIKTISVVVIIYIAHEYLVKLLLHSQKRRLKECRLLEAKVMVIEERGINVKFRVFQKLLHYSTAILSVIMVLGIWNDTFKDVVSSPAAPTVFLEIYQSILYVLVSIKNSLTHKFPLAEGRYTTPFKMLFGIMVLVLAFILARYLRNILQKRLEEKALLEKGAQQAISSGLRYFIIGIAAIIGLNVAGIPLRSLTIFAGAFGIGIGFGMQNIINNFVSGLILFAERPIKIGDIVEVDKLYGVVEHIGARSTRIRSSQNTHIIVPNSSFLQNNVLNWTLSDNLIRASIKVGVIYGSPTREVERLLYKAVREHEKVLKIPEPDLLFTDFGENSLGFEMHFWIKVTRMFDRRRVESDLRYQIDSMFHDAGIVIAFPQREIHLNCRKPIEVRIVGEGKEKETSFTGADSAEV; this is translated from the coding sequence ATGAGAAAAATACTATCTCTTATTATTATCTTGGTTTCCGTAACTTTCGGTGTAGCTACGGGAGATCTTTGCGGTCAACCGGCTGAGGCGCAGGAAAAATTAAAACAGTCAACACTCCTTGAAGATATCAAGAGGACACTTGAAAGTAGCGGGCAGGATATAATTAACTTTGAATTAAACTTAAAACTCCTTAAGGAAGAATTAGAAACACTCAATGCAACAAGGGAGAAATTGATTGAAGATAAGGCAGAAGGTTTCGATTCAGTCATAAAACAGAAGAGTATTATCGAGGAAAGGATTAATACCTTAAATGAAACAATACGAGTTGGAACAGACATAAAAGACATGGCCGGTAGCTTGGCCAGGGAAGTCGATATTCTGTCAACCATGACTGAAAGAAAAAACAGTATAAGCGATCAAGCCGCCCTCCTGCCCGCATCCCAATTTGGAAGTATTAAAAACGAACTGGAACTGCTTAAGGCACGTCTGGAGGCAACTAAATCTTCAGTTAAAGAAAAGGGGACATATCTTTCCGCGTCACAGGCATCTCTTGAGGCCGCAAGATTAAAGCTTGAAGAAGAGAGAAGGAAACTTAAGGATAAAATAAGAAAACTTACAAGCCAGAAACCCTCAACACAGGATGAATCTCACCAGATCGAGGCCATGACACATGGTCTCGAAAGTGAGATTAAGTTAAGAGAAGAAAAAGTTAATTTGTTGCTGGCCCAGACCGAGTTGGCAAGGCTTAGTCTGCAAACTGCCCAGATCCAAGAGGTAAATATCGAGTCACAAATTGATACCAATACTCAAATTGTCGCTGTTTTATCTCAAAGGAACAAGGAAGAGCAGGCAACCAGAAAGAGAGAGGATGAAGAAAGAGCGAGAAAAGCAGAAGAAGAAAGAAGAAGGATTGCTGAAGAAGAAAAGGCAAGGGCAGAATTGGAGAAGAGGATAGCGCTGAAGAAAACAGAAGCCACGGTACAGAAGCAGTTGGAAGAGACATCCCCTGAAAAGAAGAGGGTCCTGGAGATAGAGGCTGACGTTCATAAACAAGAGGGAATTATTGCAACAATAAAGGACGAATTGATTAATGAAGACACCGTAAGATACAGAGACCGTGAAGAACTTAAAAGGGTACAAAATGAAATAGAAAAGATGCTGGGCGGAGAAAATACCTTCAGTGAAATTGATGAAGAGTTACAAACCATTGAAAACCTCTCGGATAGAATACTGCACAAGATAGAAATTATCCAGGGATTTCTGGCTGCAGTGGAAAAGCAGGGATCCATCATCAGTGAAAGTTTGGAGAGTATGCGGAGAAGTCTGTCGCCAGCCACATCCGGAGAAAAATCAAGTATCGAAAAAGAGGCGGAGGGTTTCAAAGACAAGGGGCAGGCAGAACAACTTGTAAAGCTTGCACATCTGCGCTTAAGACTTATGGAAGAACAGGAAGCACTGATACAGAACAAAAAAGAGAGGCTGAATGAAAGGCTTGAAATAAATAATACTCTATCGAGAAAATTGATGCAGGCCAAAAATGAACTTTCACAAATACGGGCCGCAAATGTCTGGGCAAGGCGTGAGAATACCATTTCAATAAACACTTTCAGATCAGTACTTTCTGATGTCAGGAACCTGAAAAACAAGCTTATTGATTCCTATAAGGCATCAATCCAGAATCTGAAAAAACTCACTCTCTTTCTTTCAGAAACGAAAAATACTCCACAATTTGTTATAAAACTCTTCATCATCACAGCTGTTGTCCTGTTATCGTATTTTATGAGAAGTTATCTGAAGAGATGGGCAAGAGAGAAGAAACAGCGGTACAGAGCAATTACGCCTCAAACGTTTTACACGTTCAAGCTCATACCCGGGCTCCTGCAGATCATGCATGGAACATTAACGGTATTCTTTCTATCTGTTATTACTTTCTCGATATCGATTACTGTTCCTTCTCAGTCACCCATACTGCTCTCCACCATGTATGGATTTGCAGTTTTCACGTGTTACAAGTTTCTTAAAGGCTTTGTTAGTGAATCCTTCAGCCCTTACAGCGGGACTCGATGGGCTACAATTCCCTATTTCTCATCCAAGCTGCTGTTCAGAGATTTAAACATACTGCTCCTCTTTTCAGCTGTTTCTCTTACATTACTGTCCGTCCTGTACGCTTACCATTATGATAAAAAGGATGTCACAGAACTGATCTGGTTTCAATACCGAATCGGTTCACTGTTCCTGATCATCCTCATTGCTGCCAAACAGAGATCGTATTTGTTAAAGCTGTTACCATACCCGGAGAGTGCTCTTGGGAAGATTATTAACAAAAGCAGTAACTTCCTCTACCCGCTGCTTATAGGATTTGTTATCTTTCTCTTTGCCTTAAGAAGCCTTGGATTTGTCTTATTGACATATACGTTCATGGGAGCTTTGATAAAGACAATATCTGTAGTAGTCATTATATACATAGCACATGAGTATCTCGTAAAGCTGCTTTTGCATTCACAGAAAAGGAGGTTAAAGGAGTGCAGACTGCTGGAAGCAAAAGTGATGGTAATTGAAGAACGGGGTATAAATGTCAAGTTCAGGGTTTTTCAGAAATTGTTACACTATAGTACCGCAATCCTGTCGGTAATTATGGTTCTCGGTATATGGAATGATACCTTTAAAGATGTCGTCAGCTCTCCTGCCGCCCCAACGGTGTTTCTTGAGATTTATCAAAGTATCTTGTATGTGCTGGTTTCAATAAAGAACAGTTTGACACATAAATTTCCCCTTGCAGAGGGAAGATATACAACACCTTTCAAGATGCTCTTCGGTATCATGGTACTGGTGCTGGCTTTCATACTTGCAAGGTATTTGAGAAACATCCTGCAAAAGCGATTAGAAGAAAAAGCACTGTTAGAAAAAGGGGCACAGCAGGCAATTTCATCTGGTTTGAGATATTTTATAATCGGAATTGCCGCAATAATAGGCTTAAACGTTGCAGGTATCCCATTACGGAGCCTTACTATCTTTGCCGGTGCATTCGGTATCGGAATTGGCTTTGGGATGCAGAATATCATCAACAATTTCGTTAGCGGCTTGATCCTGTTCGCTGAACGTCCGATAAAAATTGGAGACATAGTCGAAGTTGACAAGTTATATGGTGTGGTAGAGCATATAGGCGCCAGGAGCACACGGATACGTTCTTCCCAGAATACACACATCATTGTACCGAACAGCTCTTTCCTGCAAAACAATGTATTGAACTGGACACTCTCTGATAATCTGATACGGGCAAGTATCAAGGTTGGCGTCATCTACGGATCACCAACACGCGAGGTTGAACGCCTGCTCTATAAGGCAGTACGTGAACATGAAAAGGTATTGAAAATCCCTGAACCAGATCTGCTCTTTACTGATTTTGGAGAGAACTCTCTAGGCTTTGAGATGCACTTCTGGATAAAAGTGACACGTATGTTTGATCGACGGAGAGTAGAAAGCGACCTCCGTTATCAGATAGACAGCATGTTTCATGATGCAGGTATCGTCATTGCATTCCCTCAGCGTGAAATCCATCTGAATTGCCGGAAACCTATCGAAGTTCGAATAGTAGGAGAGGGAAAGGAAAAAGAGACCTCATTCACCGGTGCTGATTCTGCAGAAGTTTAG
- a CDS encoding ATP-dependent 6-phosphofructokinase encodes MSKRIAILTGGGDCPGINAVIRAITKKAILEYDMNIIGIEDGFEGLVLNKQRKLTYEDVSGILTLGGTILGTSNRANPYKYPVKNNGKTEWKDLSTKVLQNFKKLDADCLICVGGDGTLRIAQRLFEEGVPVVGVPKTIDNDIQGTDITFGFDSAVRIAAEGIDRVHTTAQSHHRVMIVEVMGRSAGWIALYSGVAGGGDIILIPEIPFDINIVAEKVRARNKKGKRFSIVIVAEGARPEGEEVVVQKIEKDGSEAVRLGGIGFVLGERLRKLTNIETRTVVMGHLQRGGPPTSFDRILGTQLGVTAVDLIENEDFGFMVGVTGNDFVRVPLETVSKGARQVPSDHMLIKSARSIGTCFGDI; translated from the coding sequence GTGAGTAAAAGAATTGCAATACTTACAGGCGGTGGTGACTGCCCGGGGATAAATGCTGTAATACGGGCCATCACTAAGAAGGCCATACTTGAATATGATATGAATATCATTGGTATTGAAGATGGTTTTGAAGGCCTTGTTCTTAATAAACAGAGAAAACTTACCTATGAAGACGTATCGGGCATTCTTACCCTGGGAGGAACAATACTGGGGACGTCAAACAGAGCCAACCCTTATAAATATCCAGTTAAGAATAACGGAAAAACTGAATGGAAAGATCTGTCAACGAAGGTCCTTCAAAACTTCAAAAAACTTGATGCGGATTGCCTGATTTGTGTGGGAGGAGATGGCACATTACGCATTGCTCAACGTTTGTTTGAAGAGGGTGTGCCTGTGGTCGGGGTTCCCAAAACAATAGATAATGATATCCAGGGAACAGATATTACATTTGGTTTTGATTCCGCTGTTCGAATTGCTGCGGAAGGAATTGACAGGGTTCATACCACTGCTCAATCTCATCATAGAGTTATGATCGTTGAGGTTATGGGAAGAAGTGCAGGCTGGATTGCCCTGTATTCGGGAGTTGCAGGCGGAGGCGATATTATCCTGATTCCCGAAATACCCTTCGATATAAATATAGTTGCAGAAAAAGTAAGAGCGAGAAACAAAAAGGGTAAGAGATTCAGCATTGTAATTGTAGCCGAAGGCGCAAGACCTGAGGGAGAAGAGGTTGTAGTGCAGAAGATCGAAAAAGATGGTTCAGAGGCCGTTCGACTTGGCGGAATAGGTTTTGTTCTCGGAGAGAGGCTGAGAAAACTTACCAATATTGAAACACGCACGGTTGTTATGGGTCATCTTCAACGAGGGGGCCCACCTACCTCATTTGACAGAATACTGGGCACACAGTTAGGTGTAACAGCTGTCGATTTGATAGAAAATGAAGATTTCGGTTTTATGGTGGGCGTAACAGGGAATGATTTCGTTAGGGTACCGCTGGAAACAGTTTCAAAAGGTGCCAGGCAAGTACCTTCTGATCATATGCTGATAAAGTCAGCTCGTTCAATAGGTACCTGTTTTGGAGATATATAA
- a CDS encoding methyltransferase domain-containing protein, with protein MAIKKPKSKTGKQRSAGLLQSIGPVENLESYVKADWWREIFNANYLRTDGDVVEDKAVTKTEIDLFLSVLSPSKESVILDLCCGQGRHSQELAQCGFRNVFGLDRSHYLVNRARSLNRKEGFNITYKEGDARKMPFISDTFDFVLIAGNSFGYFETIEDDMAILREVMRVLKPSGKLLIDITDGVFMKDNFQPRSWEWINKNYFVCRERSLSKDGDRLISREVISDVRKGVIADQFYAERLYTKESVSVLLKRAGFVDIDFHAELSTDSQRKQDLGMMERRIVITSVARKEWAPVKSRQKVTKTIAVAMGDHRKLDSVKPSGNFDEDDFFTINELKKTLAGLKEYNFIYFDRHDTLITDLSRNTNKFDFVFNLCDEGFNNDATKELHVPSLLEILNIKYTGGNPQCLAYCYDKSLVRGIAKEMDIPVPRAFIVNPEDTYFIELQIGFPVIVKPNFGDSSVGINQHSVCNNLEELENALLHVRRNVGYDKPIIVEEFLEGEDISVGIIGNPPESYLALPIIKEDYSTLPPDLPKICGYEAKWKPDSPYGRIDSVKADLPEATERFLIASSIKLFERLECRDYARFDWRLDVNGTPRLLEANPNPGWCWDGHLAKMAKFGGLTYADMLENILKASEERFSKADKTL; from the coding sequence ATGGCGATAAAAAAACCTAAATCTAAAACCGGCAAACAGCGAAGTGCTGGACTATTGCAGTCGATAGGCCCTGTTGAGAATCTTGAAAGCTATGTCAAGGCGGATTGGTGGAGAGAAATCTTCAATGCCAATTATTTAAGAACCGATGGCGATGTCGTAGAAGATAAAGCTGTTACTAAAACCGAAATCGATCTCTTCCTGAGTGTGTTGTCCCCGTCAAAAGAGAGCGTGATTTTGGATTTATGCTGTGGACAGGGCCGTCACTCCCAGGAACTGGCACAATGCGGATTCAGGAACGTCTTCGGACTGGATCGTTCCCATTACCTGGTAAACAGGGCAAGATCACTCAATCGAAAAGAAGGTTTTAATATTACCTACAAGGAAGGAGATGCCAGGAAAATGCCATTTATTTCTGATACCTTCGACTTTGTGCTTATAGCCGGTAATAGTTTCGGTTATTTTGAAACCATTGAGGACGATATGGCCATTCTTCGAGAGGTGATGCGGGTTCTTAAACCATCCGGAAAATTGCTCATAGATATTACCGACGGTGTCTTTATGAAAGACAACTTTCAGCCCCGGAGCTGGGAATGGATTAATAAAAACTATTTTGTCTGCAGGGAGCGCTCTCTATCGAAAGATGGTGATCGATTAATATCGCGGGAAGTGATCAGCGATGTAAGAAAAGGCGTAATTGCGGATCAGTTCTATGCGGAAAGGCTTTACACCAAAGAAAGCGTAAGTGTTCTGCTGAAAAGGGCAGGATTTGTGGATATAGATTTCCATGCAGAACTGTCTACTGATTCACAGAGAAAACAGGACCTGGGAATGATGGAAAGACGCATTGTCATTACTTCGGTGGCCAGGAAGGAATGGGCTCCGGTAAAAAGCAGGCAGAAAGTCACGAAGACAATCGCCGTGGCGATGGGTGACCACCGAAAACTTGACAGTGTGAAACCCAGTGGAAACTTTGATGAAGATGATTTTTTTACAATCAATGAGTTAAAAAAAACGCTGGCGGGATTGAAGGAATATAATTTTATCTACTTCGACAGACATGACACACTGATTACTGATCTCAGTAGGAATACGAACAAATTTGATTTTGTCTTCAATCTGTGTGATGAGGGGTTCAACAATGACGCTACAAAAGAGCTGCATGTTCCTTCATTACTGGAAATTCTCAATATTAAATATACGGGAGGAAATCCTCAATGCCTTGCGTATTGTTACGATAAATCACTTGTCAGAGGGATTGCCAAGGAGATGGATATTCCCGTTCCCCGTGCCTTTATTGTCAATCCGGAAGACACGTATTTCATTGAACTGCAAATTGGTTTCCCCGTGATTGTCAAGCCGAATTTCGGGGATTCCAGTGTTGGAATCAATCAACACAGTGTCTGCAATAATTTAGAAGAACTGGAAAACGCTCTTTTACATGTGCGCAGGAATGTGGGCTATGACAAGCCTATTATCGTGGAAGAATTTCTTGAAGGAGAAGACATCAGCGTTGGCATTATTGGCAATCCTCCTGAATCGTATTTAGCGCTTCCTATTATCAAGGAAGACTATTCAACATTACCGCCTGATCTGCCGAAAATTTGTGGATACGAGGCCAAATGGAAGCCTGATTCTCCATACGGCAGGATAGACTCTGTCAAGGCGGATTTGCCTGAAGCGACAGAGAGGTTCCTGATTGCAAGCAGTATTAAACTTTTTGAAAGACTTGAATGTCGTGATTATGCGAGGTTTGACTGGAGATTGGACGTAAATGGAACGCCAAGACTGCTTGAAGCGAATCCGAATCCGGGATGGTGCTGGGATGGTCACCTGGCAAAAATGGCTAAGTTTGGAGGGCTTACGTATGCCGACATGTTAGAAAATATTTTAAAAGCAAGTGAGGAGCGGTTTAGTAAAGCGGACAAAACTCTATAA
- a CDS encoding succinylglutamate desuccinylase/aspartoacylase family protein has protein sequence MMKHNLSHNTAPVKVSYSFINIMTGSDLSLRRLPLMSAKSANPGPVVWLTACGHGDEVCGIIIVQEIFKNIRKKLLRGTIYAFPLMNPIGFETVSRNITVSREDLNRSFPGKLTGTLGERLASSIFCTIVDTSPSLVIDLHNDWKNSIPYSLIDHNPGHSHKTAYDKTKIFTRLSGFVSIVDTEKLTNTLSYNLLLNDIPALTFELCEPYLINEKNVTYGLDAISNILSYLGMIRPGKEPFSYPAPFAYKAGKLLRYSDKPYSSKSGIIRFIAKPGEAVRKDQPFAKIVNTFGKHQETITAINDAIVLGHSDSSVVFPGMPIMAFGIL, from the coding sequence ATGATGAAACATAACTTATCGCATAATACCGCTCCCGTGAAAGTAAGCTACTCCTTCATTAATATAATGACGGGATCTGACTTATCGCTGAGACGATTGCCTCTCATGTCGGCAAAAAGCGCAAATCCCGGTCCGGTTGTCTGGCTCACTGCCTGCGGTCATGGTGACGAGGTGTGCGGCATTATTATTGTTCAGGAAATATTTAAAAATATCAGGAAAAAACTTTTGCGCGGAACAATCTATGCGTTTCCGCTCATGAATCCTATAGGCTTTGAGACAGTCTCACGCAATATTACGGTAAGCAGAGAGGATCTCAACAGATCGTTTCCCGGCAAACTGACCGGTACTCTGGGAGAAAGGCTCGCCAGCAGTATTTTCTGCACAATAGTCGATACATCTCCCAGCCTTGTGATAGACCTTCATAATGACTGGAAAAACTCTATTCCGTATTCGCTGATAGATCATAATCCGGGGCATTCTCATAAAACAGCATATGACAAAACAAAGATTTTTACCAGGCTCTCAGGTTTTGTCTCTATCGTAGATACAGAGAAGCTGACCAACACCCTTTCTTATAATCTTCTCCTGAACGACATCCCGGCATTGACGTTTGAATTGTGTGAACCGTACCTTATTAATGAAAAAAATGTTACCTATGGACTGGACGCTATCTCGAATATCCTCTCATATCTTGGTATGATAAGACCGGGGAAAGAGCCCTTCAGTTACCCGGCTCCGTTTGCCTACAAGGCGGGAAAGCTGCTCAGATATTCAGACAAGCCGTACAGCTCCAAGAGCGGTATTATCAGGTTCATAGCTAAACCGGGAGAAGCGGTCCGAAAAGATCAGCCATTTGCCAAGATCGTAAATACGTTTGGAAAGCACCAGGAAACCATTACGGCCATCAATGACGCTATTGTCCTTGGCCATTCTGACTCATCTGTTGTTTTCCCTGGTATGCCGATAATGGCATTCGGCATACTCTGA
- a CDS encoding response regulator, with product MKSVLVVEDDKNQRLLYEQELGFEGYEVTTAADGMEALEKAWEIYPDIIIMDINMPKMDGLEAIGRIIGKNKNTPIVIHTAYSQYKDKFMSWAADGYVVKSPDLAELKKTINDVLREKSAAV from the coding sequence ATGAAGAGTGTTCTTGTTGTAGAGGACGATAAAAATCAGCGTTTGCTATACGAGCAGGAATTAGGTTTCGAAGGTTATGAGGTGACAACGGCAGCTGATGGCATGGAGGCTTTAGAGAAAGCCTGGGAGATATATCCAGACATAATTATAATGGACATAAACATGCCGAAGATGGACGGGCTTGAAGCAATAGGCAGGATTATCGGTAAGAATAAAAATACCCCAATTGTTATACATACCGCTTACAGCCAGTATAAGGATAAATTTATGTCTTGGGCTGCAGATGGCTATGTTGTTAAATCTCCAGATTTAGCCGAATTAAAAAAGACAATTAATGATGTACTTAGAGAGAAATCGGCAGCCGTTTGA
- a CDS encoding isoamylase early set domain-containing protein produces the protein MAKTLETKTIRESSISRKPVETESQPVKETAGSGGVRKEYLKGANLCRVTFKLPKEAAEGAESVCIVGDFNNWDTSANPMTKTINGDCTARLDLEAGKEYQFRYLIDGSKWENDWDADRYVKSCYGDCDNSVIVT, from the coding sequence ATGGCAAAAACTTTGGAAACGAAAACTATCAGGGAAAGCAGTATCAGCAGAAAACCAGTTGAAACAGAATCGCAACCGGTGAAAGAGACAGCAGGGAGTGGAGGGGTAAGAAAAGAGTATCTTAAAGGTGCAAATTTATGCAGGGTTACGTTTAAACTTCCAAAAGAAGCTGCAGAAGGGGCGGAGAGTGTATGTATCGTAGGTGATTTTAATAATTGGGATACCAGTGCAAATCCAATGACAAAAACAATAAACGGAGACTGTACAGCCAGGCTTGATCTTGAGGCAGGAAAGGAATACCAGTTTCGTTATCTCATAGATGGATCGAAATGGGAAAATGACTGGGACGCTGACAGATATGTTAAGAGTTGTTATGGTGACTGTGACAATTCAGTAATTGTTACGTAA
- a CDS encoding MarC family protein yields MELLSFFIYAFTSIFIIVNPLGGIITFISLSQGMTVAEKLHTVKRSVLIACILALFFAFTGEAVLQLFHITVDSLRVAGGILLFLIAIDMLYARTSRESVTPEEIKDASGREDVSVFPLAIPLLTGPGAISTVIVVIRTGKTWELKAVTVFAIILTFVLTYLIFRFADRINKMLGLTVSLVITRIMGLLLGAISVDFVATGIWNIYKSFS; encoded by the coding sequence ATGGAACTTCTATCCTTTTTCATTTATGCCTTTACCTCTATATTTATCATTGTAAACCCTCTGGGCGGCATTATAACCTTTATTTCCCTATCACAGGGGATGACCGTTGCGGAAAAATTACATACGGTTAAACGATCGGTTCTTATCGCGTGCATCCTGGCGCTCTTCTTTGCATTTACCGGAGAGGCTGTTTTGCAGTTGTTTCATATTACGGTGGACAGCTTGCGCGTCGCGGGAGGTATCCTTCTTTTTCTGATTGCTATTGACATGCTGTATGCAAGAACATCACGGGAAAGTGTTACACCTGAAGAAATTAAGGATGCTTCCGGAAGAGAGGATGTTTCGGTATTTCCCCTTGCGATACCGCTGCTCACGGGTCCGGGTGCTATCAGCACGGTAATTGTTGTTATCAGAACAGGCAAGACATGGGAGTTGAAGGCTGTAACAGTGTTTGCCATTATACTGACCTTTGTTCTCACTTACCTTATCTTCCGATTTGCAGACAGGATCAATAAAATGCTCGGTCTTACGGTCTCTCTGGTAATAACCCGCATCATGGGATTACTGCTTGGTGCGATTTCGGTTGATTTCGTTGCAACAGGCATATGGAATATCTATAAGTCGTTCTCTTAG